A genomic window from Peromyscus maniculatus bairdii isolate BWxNUB_F1_BW_parent chromosome 1, HU_Pman_BW_mat_3.1, whole genome shotgun sequence includes:
- the Psmd8 gene encoding 26S proteasome non-ATPase regulatory subunit 8, producing MFIKGRAGKGPRREQRRSGRGGQKLALVAPPPALGSTSRPHFRRETIARRRSRKSGRRFAASRKMAAAAATVNGTPGVSSSGPAATSGAILQAAAGMYEQLKDEWNRKSPNLSKCGEELGRLKLVLLELNFLPTTGTKLTKQQLILARDILEIGAQWSILCKDIPSFERYMAQLKCYYFDYKEQLPESAYMHQLLGLNLLFLLSQNRVAEFHTELERLPAKDIQTNVYIKHPVSLEQYLMEGSYNKVFLAKGNIPAESYTFFIDILLDTIRDEIAGCIEKAYEKILFAEATRILFFNTPKKMTDYAKKRGWVLGPNNYYSFASQQQKPEDTTIPSTELAKQVIEYARQLEMIV from the exons ATGTTCATTAAGGGCCGGGCTGGGAAGGGGCCCCGGCGGGAGCAGCGGCGCTCGGGCCGCGGCGGGCAGAAGCTGGCGCTCGTAGCTCCGCCTCCAGCCTTGGGCTCCACCTCTCGGCCTCATTTCCGCCGGGAGACCATTGCTCGGCGTCGCAGCCGTAAGTCAGGTCGGCGGTTTGCCGCATCACGgaagatggcggcggcggcggctacGGTGAACGGGACGCCCGGCGTCTCGAGCTCGGGGCCCGCGGCCACGTCGGGCGCGATCTTGCAGGCAGCGGCCGGCATGTACGAGCAACTCAAGGACGAGTGGAACCGCAAGAGCCCCAATCTCAGTAAATGCGGGGAGGAGCTGGGCCGTCTGAAG CTGGTTCTGTTGGAGCTCAATTTCCTGCCAACCACAGGGACCAAGCTAACCAAACAGCAGCTCATTCTGGCCC GTGACATCCTGGAAATCGGGGCCCAGTGGAGCATCTTATGCAAGGACATCCCCTCCTTCGAACGCTACATGGCCCAGCTCAAATGCTACTACTTTGATTACAA GGAACAACTTCCAGAGTCAGCCTACATGCACCAGCTCCTGGGCCtcaacctcctcttcctgctgtcccagaacCGAGTGGCTGAGTTCCACACAGAATTAGAACGCCTGCCTGCCAAGGACATCCAGACCAATGTCTACATCAAGCACCCCGTGTCCCTCGAGCAA TACCTGATGGAGGGTAGCTACAACAAGGTGTTCCTGGCTAAGGGAAACATCCCCGCTGAAAGCTATACTTTCTTCATTGACATCCTACTGGATACTATCAG GGATGAAATCGCAGGATGCATCGAGAAGGCCTATGAGAAAATCCTTTTTGCTGAGGCTACCCGGATTCTCTTCTTCAACACACCCAAAAAGATGACAGACTATGCCAAGAAG CGAGGTTGGGTCCTGGGCCCTAACAACTACTACAGCTTTGCCAGccagcagcagaagccagaagacaccACCATCCCCTCCACTGAGCTGGCCAAACAGGTCATCGAGTATGCCCGGCAGCTGGAGATGATTGTCTGA
- the Ggn gene encoding gametogenetin isoform X1, whose translation MIDRERRLRPPSKMGNVQSEPSAGGGSRKEQASDRASDPRRTPLVKPEVTPSSPATHLARGLGVWFPGSSGPPGLLMPPEPQASPSPLPLTLELPSPVTPPPEEAATAAVSTPPPPPVGTLLPAPSKWRKPTGTAVPRIRGLLEASHRGQGDPPSLRPLPPLPRQLTEKEPVPRAPAPPPTLLEPRKQLPPAPPPCDPQPPSRRITLASSATSPTESQVRHSSEGQAAGGARGGAPPQAGEGEMARSATSESGLSLLCKVTFKSGPHLSPASASGPLAAKASHGAGGGGGLFASSGAISYAEVLKQGLQPPGATRPLGEVPRAAQETEGGDGDGEGCSGPPSAPAPLARALPPPPYATLPGSKPKFDWVSPPDGSERHFRFNGAVGGIGAPRRRTTTLSGPWGSPPPRSGQTHPASGPRRLTPALLAPPMFIFPAPTNGEPVRPVPPGPQQIPPLPPPPPTPPTTPPPAPPPTPQPPALPRTPILVAHPPNPSPGHVESALAPTPAPALPPTVAADQAPPPSPVPAPATSPAPATTTVEPSPPVPQPTKIRTRKNKGPRAARGVIREEVVSGDGPRELTATPVTDSTSGGGGGSSSGTPTAGAPNKGAVRHWPPFEVLNSCPSKCYCRHQPRHRRLPRNVSAWLSTTTNHLSEPPWVVTVKLAGSLVAGLEHYDMQATHST comes from the exons ATGATCGACAGAGAGAGACG TCTCCGACCTCCGTCGAAAATGGGGAACGTTCAGTCGGAGCCTTCCGCGGGCGGGGGCTCCCGAAAAGAGCAAGCCTCGGACCGCGCATCCGACCCCCGCAGGACGCCTCTGGTGAAGCCCGAGGTGACCCCCTCATCCCCAGCCACGCACCTGGCTCGAGGGCTGGGCGTCTGGTTCCCTGGCAGTTCCGGGCCCCCGGGACTCCTGATGCCCCCGGAGCCCCAGGCCTCACCCTCGCCCCTGCCCCTGACCTTAGAGCTGCCCTCGCCAGTGACACCACCTCCAGAGGAGGCGGCTACGGCGGCGGTCTCCacaccacccccgccccccgtGGGGACCCTGCTGCCCGCGCCATCTAAGTGGCGAAAACCCACGGGCACTGCAGTGCCTCGGATCCGCGGCCTGTTGGAGGCGAGCCATCGTGGTCAGGGTGACCCTCCGAGCCTCCGCCCGCTGCCACCGCTGCCTCGGCAACTGACCGAAAAAGAACCGGTCCCGAGGGCCCCGGCCCCACCTCCGACGCTCCTGGAGCCTCGGAAGCAGCTACCGCCGGCACCTCCGCCTTGCGACCCGCAGCCCCCGAGCCGCAGAATCACTCTGGCCTCTTCGGCCACAAGCCCCACAGAAAGCCAGGTCAGGCACAGCAGCGAGGGTCAGGCGGCCGGGGGAGCCCGCGGAGGGGCGCCTCCCCAAGCCGGAGAGGGCGAAATGGCTCGGTCTGCTACTTCCGAGTCCGGCCTGAGCCTGCTGTGTAAAGTCACCTTCAAGTCGGGGCCCCACTTGTCCCCCGCGTCGGCCTCGGGTCCCTTAGCAGCCAAAGCCTCACATGGGGCCGGCGGTGGAGGAGGACTGTTTGCCTCTTCGGGGGCCATCTCTTATGCTGAGGTCCTGAAGCAAGGTCTTCAGCCTCCTGGAGCCACTCGTCCCCTGGGAGAGGTCCCTCGTGCAGCTCAGGAAACCGAGGGCGGTGATGGAGATGGCGAAGGGTGTTCTGGTCCCCCTTCGGCGCCTGCTCCCCTTGCCCGGGCTCTACCACCACCCCCTTACGCCACCCTCCCAGGTTCAAAGCCCAAATTCGACTGGGTGAGCCCTCCCGATGGCAGTGAACGGCACTTTCGATTCAACGGGGCTGTCGGGGGAATCGGGGCACCCCGACGACGCACAACCACGCTCTCAGGGCCTTGGGGCTCCCCTCCACCAAGGTCAGGTCAGACGCATCCAGCTTCAGGGCCCCGGAGGCTTACTCCTGCCTTGTTGGCGCCACCCATGTTCATCTTCCCAGCGCCCACCAATGGCGAGCCTGTACGCCCAGTGCCTCCAGGTCCACAGCAGATACCTCCGTTGCCACCTCCACCGCCCACACCACCAACCACTCCGCCACCGGCGCCGCCACCCACACCTCAGCCACCGGCGCTTCCGAGGACGCCCATACTGGTGGCCCACCCGCCTAACCCAAGCCCTGGCCACGTTGAGTCAGCCTTggctcccacccctgcccctgctcTGCCCCCTACCGTGGCTGCCGACCAGGCTCCGCCCCCGTCCCCGGTCCCGGCtccagccacatccccagctccagCAACCACCACCGTGGAGCCGTCACCGCCAGTGCCCCAGCCCACCAAGATTCGTACACGCAAGAACAAAGGTCCCCGAGCGGCCCGGGGTGTGATCCGTGAAGAGGTGGTATCTGGAGACGGTCCTCGAGAACTGACTGCGACTCCAGTGACTGACAGCACCAGTGGAGGGGGTGGCGGTAGCAGCAGTGGAACACCCACAGCTGGGGCCCCTAACAAGGGTGCAGTGCGCCACTGGCCGCCTTTCGAGGTGCTTAATTCTTGTCCTTCCAAGTGCTACTGCCGCCATCAGCCCCGTCACCGACGCCTGCCACGCAACGTGTCTGCCTG GCTGAGTACGACCACCAACCACCTGAGCGAGCCTCCCTGGGTGGTCACCGTCAAGCTGGCCGGCTCCCTAGTAGCCGGCCTGGAGCACTACGACATGCAGGCCACCCACTCCACCTGA
- the Ggn gene encoding gametogenetin isoform X2, with protein sequence MGNVQSEPSAGGGSRKEQASDRASDPRRTPLVKPEVTPSSPATHLARGLGVWFPGSSGPPGLLMPPEPQASPSPLPLTLELPSPVTPPPEEAATAAVSTPPPPPVGTLLPAPSKWRKPTGTAVPRIRGLLEASHRGQGDPPSLRPLPPLPRQLTEKEPVPRAPAPPPTLLEPRKQLPPAPPPCDPQPPSRRITLASSATSPTESQVRHSSEGQAAGGARGGAPPQAGEGEMARSATSESGLSLLCKVTFKSGPHLSPASASGPLAAKASHGAGGGGGLFASSGAISYAEVLKQGLQPPGATRPLGEVPRAAQETEGGDGDGEGCSGPPSAPAPLARALPPPPYATLPGSKPKFDWVSPPDGSERHFRFNGAVGGIGAPRRRTTTLSGPWGSPPPRSGQTHPASGPRRLTPALLAPPMFIFPAPTNGEPVRPVPPGPQQIPPLPPPPPTPPTTPPPAPPPTPQPPALPRTPILVAHPPNPSPGHVESALAPTPAPALPPTVAADQAPPPSPVPAPATSPAPATTTVEPSPPVPQPTKIRTRKNKGPRAARGVIREEVVSGDGPRELTATPVTDSTSGGGGGSSSGTPTAGAPNKGAVRHWPPFEVLNSCPSKCYCRHQPRHRRLPRNVSAWLSTTTNHLSEPPWVVTVKLAGSLVAGLEHYDMQATHST encoded by the exons ATGGGGAACGTTCAGTCGGAGCCTTCCGCGGGCGGGGGCTCCCGAAAAGAGCAAGCCTCGGACCGCGCATCCGACCCCCGCAGGACGCCTCTGGTGAAGCCCGAGGTGACCCCCTCATCCCCAGCCACGCACCTGGCTCGAGGGCTGGGCGTCTGGTTCCCTGGCAGTTCCGGGCCCCCGGGACTCCTGATGCCCCCGGAGCCCCAGGCCTCACCCTCGCCCCTGCCCCTGACCTTAGAGCTGCCCTCGCCAGTGACACCACCTCCAGAGGAGGCGGCTACGGCGGCGGTCTCCacaccacccccgccccccgtGGGGACCCTGCTGCCCGCGCCATCTAAGTGGCGAAAACCCACGGGCACTGCAGTGCCTCGGATCCGCGGCCTGTTGGAGGCGAGCCATCGTGGTCAGGGTGACCCTCCGAGCCTCCGCCCGCTGCCACCGCTGCCTCGGCAACTGACCGAAAAAGAACCGGTCCCGAGGGCCCCGGCCCCACCTCCGACGCTCCTGGAGCCTCGGAAGCAGCTACCGCCGGCACCTCCGCCTTGCGACCCGCAGCCCCCGAGCCGCAGAATCACTCTGGCCTCTTCGGCCACAAGCCCCACAGAAAGCCAGGTCAGGCACAGCAGCGAGGGTCAGGCGGCCGGGGGAGCCCGCGGAGGGGCGCCTCCCCAAGCCGGAGAGGGCGAAATGGCTCGGTCTGCTACTTCCGAGTCCGGCCTGAGCCTGCTGTGTAAAGTCACCTTCAAGTCGGGGCCCCACTTGTCCCCCGCGTCGGCCTCGGGTCCCTTAGCAGCCAAAGCCTCACATGGGGCCGGCGGTGGAGGAGGACTGTTTGCCTCTTCGGGGGCCATCTCTTATGCTGAGGTCCTGAAGCAAGGTCTTCAGCCTCCTGGAGCCACTCGTCCCCTGGGAGAGGTCCCTCGTGCAGCTCAGGAAACCGAGGGCGGTGATGGAGATGGCGAAGGGTGTTCTGGTCCCCCTTCGGCGCCTGCTCCCCTTGCCCGGGCTCTACCACCACCCCCTTACGCCACCCTCCCAGGTTCAAAGCCCAAATTCGACTGGGTGAGCCCTCCCGATGGCAGTGAACGGCACTTTCGATTCAACGGGGCTGTCGGGGGAATCGGGGCACCCCGACGACGCACAACCACGCTCTCAGGGCCTTGGGGCTCCCCTCCACCAAGGTCAGGTCAGACGCATCCAGCTTCAGGGCCCCGGAGGCTTACTCCTGCCTTGTTGGCGCCACCCATGTTCATCTTCCCAGCGCCCACCAATGGCGAGCCTGTACGCCCAGTGCCTCCAGGTCCACAGCAGATACCTCCGTTGCCACCTCCACCGCCCACACCACCAACCACTCCGCCACCGGCGCCGCCACCCACACCTCAGCCACCGGCGCTTCCGAGGACGCCCATACTGGTGGCCCACCCGCCTAACCCAAGCCCTGGCCACGTTGAGTCAGCCTTggctcccacccctgcccctgctcTGCCCCCTACCGTGGCTGCCGACCAGGCTCCGCCCCCGTCCCCGGTCCCGGCtccagccacatccccagctccagCAACCACCACCGTGGAGCCGTCACCGCCAGTGCCCCAGCCCACCAAGATTCGTACACGCAAGAACAAAGGTCCCCGAGCGGCCCGGGGTGTGATCCGTGAAGAGGTGGTATCTGGAGACGGTCCTCGAGAACTGACTGCGACTCCAGTGACTGACAGCACCAGTGGAGGGGGTGGCGGTAGCAGCAGTGGAACACCCACAGCTGGGGCCCCTAACAAGGGTGCAGTGCGCCACTGGCCGCCTTTCGAGGTGCTTAATTCTTGTCCTTCCAAGTGCTACTGCCGCCATCAGCCCCGTCACCGACGCCTGCCACGCAACGTGTCTGCCTG GCTGAGTACGACCACCAACCACCTGAGCGAGCCTCCCTGGGTGGTCACCGTCAAGCTGGCCGGCTCCCTAGTAGCCGGCCTGGAGCACTACGACATGCAGGCCACCCACTCCACCTGA
- the Ggn gene encoding gametogenetin isoform X3 yields the protein MARSATSESGLSLLCKVTFKSGPHLSPASASGPLAAKASHGAGGGGGLFASSGAISYAEVLKQGLQPPGATRPLGEVPRAAQETEGGDGDGEGCSGPPSAPAPLARALPPPPYATLPGSKPKFDWVSPPDGSERHFRFNGAVGGIGAPRRRTTTLSGPWGSPPPRSGQTHPASGPRRLTPALLAPPMFIFPAPTNGEPVRPVPPGPQQIPPLPPPPPTPPTTPPPAPPPTPQPPALPRTPILVAHPPNPSPGHVESALAPTPAPALPPTVAADQAPPPSPVPAPATSPAPATTTVEPSPPVPQPTKIRTRKNKGPRAARGVIREEVVSGDGPRELTATPVTDSTSGGGGGSSSGTPTAGAPNKGAVRHWPPFEVLNSCPSKCYCRHQPRHRRLPRNVSAWLSTTTNHLSEPPWVVTVKLAGSLVAGLEHYDMQATHST from the exons ATGGCTCGGTCTGCTACTTCCGAGTCCGGCCTGAGCCTGCTGTGTAAAGTCACCTTCAAGTCGGGGCCCCACTTGTCCCCCGCGTCGGCCTCGGGTCCCTTAGCAGCCAAAGCCTCACATGGGGCCGGCGGTGGAGGAGGACTGTTTGCCTCTTCGGGGGCCATCTCTTATGCTGAGGTCCTGAAGCAAGGTCTTCAGCCTCCTGGAGCCACTCGTCCCCTGGGAGAGGTCCCTCGTGCAGCTCAGGAAACCGAGGGCGGTGATGGAGATGGCGAAGGGTGTTCTGGTCCCCCTTCGGCGCCTGCTCCCCTTGCCCGGGCTCTACCACCACCCCCTTACGCCACCCTCCCAGGTTCAAAGCCCAAATTCGACTGGGTGAGCCCTCCCGATGGCAGTGAACGGCACTTTCGATTCAACGGGGCTGTCGGGGGAATCGGGGCACCCCGACGACGCACAACCACGCTCTCAGGGCCTTGGGGCTCCCCTCCACCAAGGTCAGGTCAGACGCATCCAGCTTCAGGGCCCCGGAGGCTTACTCCTGCCTTGTTGGCGCCACCCATGTTCATCTTCCCAGCGCCCACCAATGGCGAGCCTGTACGCCCAGTGCCTCCAGGTCCACAGCAGATACCTCCGTTGCCACCTCCACCGCCCACACCACCAACCACTCCGCCACCGGCGCCGCCACCCACACCTCAGCCACCGGCGCTTCCGAGGACGCCCATACTGGTGGCCCACCCGCCTAACCCAAGCCCTGGCCACGTTGAGTCAGCCTTggctcccacccctgcccctgctcTGCCCCCTACCGTGGCTGCCGACCAGGCTCCGCCCCCGTCCCCGGTCCCGGCtccagccacatccccagctccagCAACCACCACCGTGGAGCCGTCACCGCCAGTGCCCCAGCCCACCAAGATTCGTACACGCAAGAACAAAGGTCCCCGAGCGGCCCGGGGTGTGATCCGTGAAGAGGTGGTATCTGGAGACGGTCCTCGAGAACTGACTGCGACTCCAGTGACTGACAGCACCAGTGGAGGGGGTGGCGGTAGCAGCAGTGGAACACCCACAGCTGGGGCCCCTAACAAGGGTGCAGTGCGCCACTGGCCGCCTTTCGAGGTGCTTAATTCTTGTCCTTCCAAGTGCTACTGCCGCCATCAGCCCCGTCACCGACGCCTGCCACGCAACGTGTCTGCCTG GCTGAGTACGACCACCAACCACCTGAGCGAGCCTCCCTGGGTGGTCACCGTCAAGCTGGCCGGCTCCCTAGTAGCCGGCCTGGAGCACTACGACATGCAGGCCACCCACTCCACCTGA